A genome region from Candidatus Zixiibacteriota bacterium includes the following:
- a CDS encoding efflux RND transporter periplasmic adaptor subunit, with translation MKLKSKKTLFIGLGVVVVAAIVILNLTASNGNETSVQADLAYVDDISEIVTASGRIQPQTKVDITAEVSAQIVEIYISEGDLVVKGQPLLLLDTIQLRADVAQARFSLEEILARTEAARSQFKQSELEFERQSRLYDKELTSETVYTNVKFASENSKANLEAMVAQSKTGRARLEQAADRLSKTRIMAPMDGVITYLNAEVGEIAQAQTSFTQGKTLMTVADLSVFEVEVDVDETEIAMLNVGQETEIRVDAYRDTSFVGEVVEIGNSATITGQGTENYTTSFRVKVRFAETDAVLRPGMSATVDVTTDRVEDALLIPYASVVTREIDVDSLQAKDDDDDSGGLVQTVNAAEADDVTEEEVSDEKKKKSEKVKKTGVFVISDGIARFVEVTTGIADERNLVALSGVNEGDTIISGTFQTLRKLSDSDEVKIDELSLEKMENGDH, from the coding sequence ATGAAACTCAAATCAAAGAAAACTCTGTTTATCGGCCTGGGTGTGGTGGTCGTTGCGGCCATTGTTATACTCAATCTCACCGCCTCGAACGGTAATGAAACATCGGTTCAGGCCGACCTGGCCTATGTTGACGACATCTCCGAAATTGTCACCGCTTCGGGACGAATACAGCCCCAAACCAAGGTTGATATTACCGCCGAGGTTTCGGCTCAGATCGTAGAGATTTACATTAGTGAAGGTGATCTCGTTGTCAAAGGTCAGCCATTACTTCTTCTGGACACAATTCAGCTTCGGGCCGATGTGGCTCAGGCACGTTTCAGTCTCGAAGAAATCCTGGCACGCACCGAAGCTGCGCGGTCGCAATTTAAGCAGAGTGAACTGGAGTTTGAACGGCAGTCTCGCCTGTACGATAAGGAGCTGACTTCAGAGACGGTATACACCAACGTGAAGTTCGCCTCTGAAAACTCCAAGGCCAACCTCGAAGCGATGGTGGCCCAGTCCAAGACCGGGCGTGCTCGTCTGGAGCAGGCCGCCGATCGGTTGAGCAAAACACGAATTATGGCTCCAATGGATGGTGTGATTACTTACCTGAACGCCGAGGTGGGTGAAATCGCCCAGGCACAGACATCGTTTACCCAGGGAAAAACACTCATGACTGTGGCGGATCTGTCAGTCTTTGAAGTCGAGGTCGATGTTGACGAAACCGAAATCGCCATGCTGAATGTTGGACAGGAAACCGAAATACGTGTCGATGCCTACCGGGATACTTCGTTTGTTGGCGAGGTAGTGGAGATCGGCAATTCGGCAACTATTACAGGACAGGGAACCGAGAACTACACAACCAGTTTCCGTGTCAAGGTTCGTTTCGCCGAGACAGATGCTGTCCTCAGACCAGGTATGTCGGCGACTGTCGATGTGACAACTGACAGAGTCGAAGATGCGTTGCTGATTCCATACGCGTCGGTGGTTACACGCGAGATAGATGTTGATTCACTCCAAGCTAAGGATGATGACGACGACAGTGGAGGGCTGGTACAAACCGTTAATGCTGCCGAAGCCGATGACGTGACCGAAGAGGAGGTCTCCGACGAGAAGAAAAAGAAGTCGGAGAAGGTCAAGAAAACCGGTGTGTTTGTGATTAGCGACGGTATCGCCCGGTTCGTGGAAGTGACGACAGGTATTGCCGATGAACGCAACCTCGTAGCCCTGAGTGGTGTCAATGAAGGTGACACAATCATATCAGGTACGTTCCAGACGTTGCGTAAGCTATCCGACAGCGACGAAGTGAAAATCGACGAGCTGTCGCTGGAGAAGATGGAGAACGGCGACCATTGA
- a CDS encoding iron-sulfur cluster loop, translating into MEENIGDRLVEQGRVLFQSERIEDNLFTHDPDANALVNDIEHFPHAYVLACLADFQVKAEVAWGVPYHLKHQLGSFDFSVLSRQSESDIIHMMQDSGHRFWRVVAQRSFRAIRRIEGEYAGDASLIWTGSPSSAEVVYRFLEFEGMGPKIATMATNILARELKIPMSDYYSIDISVDRHIRRVFQRLGLVPDGATSEQIIFRARSLSPGFPGLLDFPCFEIGRKWCRPENPDCPDCLMRDCCPSSKSQDTEPCPDN; encoded by the coding sequence GTGGAGGAGAACATAGGAGACAGGCTGGTGGAGCAGGGCCGAGTGCTTTTTCAATCGGAACGAATAGAGGACAACCTGTTTACTCATGATCCTGATGCGAATGCGCTCGTTAACGATATTGAGCACTTCCCTCATGCCTATGTGCTGGCTTGTTTGGCTGATTTTCAGGTCAAAGCAGAAGTAGCGTGGGGTGTGCCTTATCACTTGAAACACCAGCTTGGAAGTTTTGATTTCTCAGTGCTGTCCCGGCAGTCGGAGAGCGACATCATACATATGATGCAAGATTCTGGACATCGGTTCTGGCGCGTCGTTGCCCAACGATCCTTTCGGGCGATCAGACGTATTGAAGGTGAATACGCGGGGGATGCATCTCTAATATGGACAGGTTCCCCGTCCAGTGCGGAAGTTGTCTACCGGTTTCTTGAGTTTGAGGGTATGGGACCAAAGATAGCAACCATGGCAACAAACATACTAGCTCGGGAACTAAAAATCCCCATGAGTGATTATTACTCCATTGACATATCTGTTGACCGGCACATAAGACGCGTGTTTCAGAGACTTGGATTAGTCCCTGACGGTGCAACCAGCGAGCAGATAATTTTTCGAGCCCGTTCGCTTTCACCTGGTTTTCCGGGACTTTTGGATTTCCCATGTTTTGAGATTGGTCGGAAATGGTGCAGACCGGAGAATCCTGACTGTCCTGATTGTCTTATGCGAGATTGTTGTCCAAGCTCAAAATCACAAGACACCGAACCCTGTCCAGATAATTGA
- a CDS encoding prolyl oligopeptidase family serine peptidase — MRFTSILLVLLLILTASPDLFSQGHIGPPSTRVGMIVDTIHGVAIEDPYRWLEDSQTDEVIAWTEKQNQYFRSYVDSYPGRAKLAGRISELMTVGSVSSPSVRGDNYFYYRRDGDQNHSILYRKHGLNGEPEVIIDPNTFSEDGTVALDWLYLSPDGSLTAYGKSNSGSERSTLFLMRTDDQSLLIDTIPFTRGVSLAWLPDNSGFYYTRFATIGEVPEEDNDYYRRVFLHTIGQRWENDPLIYENKDDKTAWPGVSLSPDGTKLVISVFQGWSRSDLYFKDLSDPESKLVKINGSHEGNLSAHPLDDCFFVRSNYEAPRYRLLKGTYDQPGAEHWQVIIPERESIAQSFMVVDSLIVLRSLSKAHTVIEIFDTNGGPVKTLQLPTIGTASRLSGEHDGHELFFRFSSFNNPSTVLRYDFDRDTIDTFDQVPAGIDVSSIEVTQVWYKSVDGTPVSMFVVHRDDVALNGQNPTYLSGYGGFNVNETPYFSRLIAFWVNRGGVYALPNLRGGGEYGEEWHQAGMLENKQNSFDDFIAAAEYLIAEGYTSPEHLLLSGGSNGGLLVGAVVNQRPDLCKAVVCSVPLLDMIRYHQFLIARLWIPEYGSSEDSTQFEFIYAYSPYHNVKKSADYPAILFKASESDGRVHPMHARKMTALLQAQTGPDNPILLRLETKAGHGQGKPTSKRIEDKVDTWCFIFRTLGLDM, encoded by the coding sequence ATGCGATTCACTTCAATTCTTTTGGTCCTTCTGCTGATTCTGACAGCATCTCCCGATTTGTTCAGCCAGGGGCATATTGGTCCGCCCTCAACTAGAGTAGGAATGATTGTGGATACAATCCACGGCGTGGCGATTGAGGACCCATACCGTTGGCTTGAGGATAGCCAGACGGACGAGGTTATCGCCTGGACCGAAAAACAAAACCAGTACTTTCGCTCATATGTCGATAGCTATCCCGGCCGGGCCAAGCTGGCTGGGCGAATAAGTGAACTGATGACAGTGGGGTCGGTATCATCCCCGTCTGTGCGAGGTGATAACTACTTTTACTACCGTCGTGATGGAGACCAGAACCATTCGATTCTTTACCGGAAACATGGCCTCAATGGCGAGCCGGAAGTGATTATCGACCCCAATACTTTTTCCGAGGATGGCACAGTAGCGCTGGACTGGTTGTACTTATCTCCGGACGGCTCTTTGACGGCATACGGGAAATCTAACTCAGGCTCCGAACGTTCGACGCTGTTTCTGATGCGAACCGATGACCAATCACTATTGATTGATACAATTCCTTTTACCCGGGGAGTGTCGCTGGCGTGGTTGCCGGACAACAGTGGTTTCTACTACACACGGTTCGCGACAATCGGCGAAGTACCCGAGGAGGACAACGATTATTACCGTCGTGTATTCCTGCATACCATTGGGCAGCGCTGGGAGAATGATCCTCTGATCTATGAGAACAAAGATGACAAGACAGCCTGGCCAGGAGTGAGCCTTTCTCCGGACGGTACCAAGCTGGTAATCTCTGTTTTTCAGGGCTGGTCGCGGAGTGATCTCTATTTCAAAGACCTATCTGATCCGGAATCAAAGTTGGTGAAAATCAATGGTTCGCACGAGGGCAATCTGAGCGCACATCCTCTCGATGATTGTTTCTTTGTCCGGTCAAACTACGAGGCGCCCCGCTACCGACTGCTGAAAGGAACCTATGACCAGCCAGGGGCTGAGCACTGGCAGGTGATTATCCCCGAGCGCGAGTCTATTGCGCAGTCCTTCATGGTGGTTGATAGTCTGATAGTTCTGCGATCCCTAAGCAAAGCGCATACGGTGATTGAGATATTCGATACTAATGGTGGGCCAGTAAAGACACTACAACTACCAACAATAGGAACGGCCTCTCGACTAAGCGGCGAACACGACGGTCATGAACTGTTTTTTCGTTTCTCGTCATTCAACAATCCATCTACGGTATTGCGATATGACTTTGATCGGGACACTATCGACACCTTTGACCAGGTTCCGGCTGGCATCGATGTGTCATCTATTGAAGTGACCCAGGTCTGGTACAAGTCAGTCGATGGCACACCGGTATCAATGTTTGTGGTCCATCGTGATGATGTAGCATTGAATGGTCAGAACCCAACCTACCTGAGCGGCTATGGCGGATTCAATGTCAACGAGACGCCGTATTTCTCGCGCCTGATCGCTTTCTGGGTTAATCGTGGAGGTGTGTATGCGCTACCCAATCTGCGCGGTGGTGGAGAGTATGGTGAGGAATGGCATCAAGCGGGAATGCTTGAAAACAAACAGAATAGCTTCGATGATTTCATCGCCGCCGCCGAGTATCTGATCGCCGAGGGGTACACATCTCCCGAACATCTCCTGCTGTCTGGTGGTTCCAACGGTGGCCTTCTGGTCGGAGCGGTTGTCAACCAGCGACCCGATCTTTGCAAGGCAGTCGTCTGCTCAGTGCCGCTTTTGGATATGATTCGCTACCATCAATTTCTGATTGCTCGGCTATGGATACCGGAGTATGGATCGAGTGAAGATTCGACCCAGTTTGAGTTCATTTATGCCTACTCACCCTACCATAATGTCAAGAAGAGCGCAGATTATCCCGCCATTTTGTTTAAGGCCTCGGAATCAGATGGCCGCGTTCATCCTATGCACGCGCGCAAAATGACCGCGCTGTTGCAGGCACAAACAGGTCCTGACAATCCGATCCTGCTTCGTCTGGAAACCAAGGCTGGTCATGGTCAGGGTAAACCGACCAGTAAACGGATAGAGGACAAGGTTGACACTTGGTGTTTCATATTCAGAACCCTGGGATTGGACATGTAG
- a CDS encoding TrkH family potassium uptake protein — protein sequence MRKNAVGYAIGKLLQVMGVTLLAPLGIAVWDSRALGYADLLSAIDVSGFLTAFAVSILCGTALVLLFRSGRDRQGLKEGYAIVTLGWLGLALIGAIPFFIYFSQVRGGAGFDMMLLNFTDAYFEIMSGFTTTGATILTDIEVVPRSLLFLRALTHWLGGMGIITLAIVIFPAMGVSGYGMFRGEVPGPSKDRLSPRLSQTAQILWGVYGLLTAGQMILLMVAGMDWFDAVCHSFATMATGGFSTRNASIAGYESDLIEWIVTLFMFFAGINFVLHFKALRGDLQSLIKNREFLFYSGVILTAILVITTVLYVNGPAPEELAAQHYRAGDPTAEEFHAHYVQQSDQLDQLYDCFRIASFQALAIITTTGFVTADFDLWPDFLRLMLVFLMFFGGCAGSTGGGMKIIRIMIVFKAAILELRKLVQPRLVATVKLDGISVEEEKVINIVSFFILFSGLFVITAGLISMFVPDLTTAVSCSIATIGNIGPGLAGIGATENYAWIPTPGKWVLVVSMLLGRLEIFTVLIVLRVATWRK from the coding sequence ATGCGTAAGAACGCCGTCGGCTACGCAATCGGTAAGCTGCTGCAAGTGATGGGGGTTACTCTACTGGCTCCTCTGGGTATTGCCGTGTGGGATAGTCGCGCCCTTGGCTATGCTGACTTGCTTTCGGCGATTGATGTTTCCGGTTTTCTCACGGCATTTGCTGTTTCGATATTGTGCGGGACCGCGCTGGTTCTTTTGTTTCGGTCGGGTCGTGATCGCCAGGGGTTGAAGGAAGGCTATGCCATAGTAACTCTAGGCTGGCTCGGATTAGCCCTGATCGGGGCGATTCCTTTCTTCATATATTTCAGTCAGGTACGCGGAGGGGCTGGCTTTGACATGATGTTGCTCAATTTCACTGATGCCTACTTTGAGATAATGTCCGGATTTACAACCACCGGTGCAACGATTCTCACCGATATCGAAGTTGTTCCACGATCCCTGCTTTTTTTACGTGCTCTTACGCACTGGCTGGGTGGCATGGGTATTATCACTCTGGCAATTGTGATTTTTCCAGCTATGGGTGTGTCAGGCTACGGAATGTTTCGCGGCGAGGTGCCGGGACCATCCAAGGATCGTCTTAGTCCGCGTCTGTCTCAAACGGCCCAGATACTATGGGGCGTGTACGGACTTCTAACCGCCGGACAGATGATTTTGCTTATGGTAGCCGGTATGGATTGGTTCGATGCTGTGTGTCATTCATTCGCCACGATGGCGACCGGTGGTTTTTCAACCCGCAACGCCTCAATCGCCGGGTATGAATCGGACCTGATTGAGTGGATCGTCACGTTGTTCATGTTTTTTGCCGGAATTAATTTTGTGCTGCATTTCAAAGCCCTCCGCGGAGACCTGCAATCACTCATTAAGAACCGCGAATTCCTGTTTTACAGTGGTGTGATCCTGACGGCGATTCTGGTGATTACAACCGTACTCTATGTCAATGGACCGGCTCCTGAAGAATTGGCGGCCCAGCATTACCGGGCTGGGGATCCGACGGCTGAAGAGTTCCACGCTCACTACGTGCAGCAGAGTGACCAGTTGGATCAACTCTATGACTGCTTCCGCATTGCGTCATTCCAGGCGCTGGCGATCATCACCACAACCGGCTTTGTCACAGCCGACTTCGATCTTTGGCCGGATTTCCTGAGGTTGATGCTCGTGTTTCTAATGTTCTTCGGCGGCTGCGCAGGCTCGACAGGGGGCGGAATGAAGATCATTCGGATAATGATTGTCTTCAAGGCCGCTATTCTTGAGTTGCGAAAACTCGTGCAACCGCGTCTGGTGGCAACCGTCAAGCTTGATGGCATTTCCGTGGAAGAAGAAAAAGTCATCAATATTGTCTCGTTCTTCATTCTGTTCTCAGGCCTGTTTGTGATCACTGCCGGTCTTATCTCGATGTTCGTGCCCGACCTGACCACGGCTGTTTCCTGTTCGATTGCCACAATAGGTAATATCGGTCCCGGCTTGGCGGGAATCGGAGCTACGGAGAACTACGCCTGGATCCCTACTCCCGGCAAGTGGGTCCTGGTGGTGTCGATGCTGCTGGGGCGTCTGGAGATATTCACGGTTTTGATCGTCCTGCGCGTGGCTACCTGGCGGAAGTAA
- a CDS encoding SWIB/MDM2 domain-containing protein, with translation MPVAKKKKPAAKKRVAKKAAPKKKAAPKKKVAAKKAAPKKKAAAKKTATRKKATTRKPAARKAAPRKKATTKKKATKRKPNAAFMRPMTLSDALGAVVGKKAIPRTQVTKKLWAYIKKNELQDNINRRMINADEKLKKLFGGKKKVSMFEMTKLVSKHME, from the coding sequence ATGCCAGTAGCAAAGAAGAAGAAACCAGCGGCGAAGAAGAGAGTGGCCAAGAAGGCTGCCCCGAAGAAGAAAGCCGCACCGAAGAAGAAGGTAGCCGCCAAGAAGGCTGCCCCGAAGAAGAAAGCTGCTGCCAAGAAGACAGCCACGCGCAAGAAAGCCACGACGCGCAAGCCAGCTGCTCGTAAGGCTGCCCCAAGGAAAAAGGCCACGACCAAGAAGAAAGCCACGAAGCGGAAACCGAACGCAGCTTTCATGCGTCCGATGACTCTCTCTGATGCGCTGGGTGCAGTGGTGGGCAAGAAGGCGATACCTCGCACGCAGGTCACCAAGAAGCTCTGGGCTTATATCAAGAAGAACGAGCTTCAGGACAACATCAATCGTCGGATGATCAACGCTGACGAAAAGCTGAAAAAGCTCTTCGGCGGCAAGAAGAAGGTCTCGATGTTTGAGATGACCAAACTGGTATCCAAACACATGGAATAG
- a CDS encoding metallophosphoesterase, whose translation MNETMRVFLPVIFAAGLALVLGLIELALLRFLNRDWWRIRIIRLVAMGLPVFCALAVVGWGLGEYYSMKLLAFVSAVAAFIGAVLLVSLMLSLPVTGLVHFIRWLTDRCFSTHMPQVTERTNQKRRFFLKTVAATIPVGALGLGTTGIGRAMGNINIHLVPILINSLPSELEGLRILHLSDLHLRPFSTLIMNEVLAGASELEPDLIVITGDVADDLTLLPETLDVLSGFGAPLGAYACLGNHEYFRGVTQVRRIHEASQVPLLVNQTIHLERNGRTFALVGIDDPRFLNVADDSFFDRSLEASRISNRTADFTLLLSHRPEVLEVAASRGINLVLAGHTHGGQIGFLGRSVFEPLWPERYLWGHYQHETTHLYTSAGAGHWFPFRLGCPPEAPVIELRRA comes from the coding sequence ATGAACGAAACAATGCGTGTGTTTTTGCCCGTTATCTTTGCTGCCGGATTGGCGCTGGTTCTGGGTCTGATCGAACTGGCCCTGCTGCGTTTTCTAAATCGAGACTGGTGGCGAATTCGTATCATTCGCCTGGTTGCGATGGGATTACCAGTCTTCTGCGCTTTGGCGGTTGTCGGTTGGGGACTGGGTGAATACTATAGTATGAAGTTGTTGGCCTTTGTGTCCGCTGTTGCCGCTTTTATTGGTGCAGTGCTTCTGGTATCCCTGATGCTCTCCCTGCCTGTGACAGGACTGGTGCACTTTATCAGATGGTTGACCGATCGCTGTTTCTCGACACATATGCCTCAGGTAACAGAACGTACCAATCAAAAGCGACGTTTTTTCCTTAAAACCGTAGCGGCAACTATCCCTGTCGGAGCCCTGGGATTGGGAACCACCGGAATAGGGCGGGCAATGGGCAATATCAATATTCACCTCGTTCCAATTTTAATTAATAGCCTGCCATCAGAACTTGAGGGGCTGAGAATCCTTCACCTGTCGGATCTGCATTTGCGCCCCTTCTCGACACTAATCATGAATGAAGTCCTTGCTGGGGCATCGGAGCTTGAACCTGATTTGATAGTTATTACCGGTGATGTTGCCGACGATCTGACTCTGCTACCCGAGACACTGGATGTTCTTTCCGGATTTGGAGCGCCCCTGGGGGCGTATGCTTGCCTGGGTAATCACGAATATTTTCGCGGTGTTACGCAGGTTCGCCGCATCCACGAGGCATCGCAAGTACCGCTTCTTGTCAACCAAACGATCCACCTCGAGAGGAATGGTCGCACCTTTGCGCTGGTGGGAATTGACGATCCCCGCTTCCTGAATGTCGCTGATGATTCCTTCTTTGATCGCAGCCTTGAGGCGTCCAGGATCAGTAATCGCACCGCCGATTTTACTCTTCTATTGAGCCATCGTCCCGAGGTGCTCGAAGTTGCAGCATCCAGAGGCATTAATCTTGTCCTGGCCGGTCATACGCATGGCGGACAGATCGGCTTTTTGGGACGGTCGGTCTTTGAACCACTCTGGCCAGAGCGCTATCTCTGGGGACATTATCAACATGAGACAACCCACCTCTATACGTCCGCAGGAGCAGGACACTGGTTCCCCTTCCGACTGGGTTGTCCACCCGAGGCACCTGTTATTGAGCTTCGGCGAGCGTGA
- a CDS encoding ABC transporter permease translates to MSKWMKSLAETREGIRLALNAVRANKFRSLMTIVGVMIGVGAVILVNTIMDGFSEYAESSIDKIGSNVMYVTKWEESTDFDNLTDEERRRKNISMNEALAVQEMCPLVKAVSPEKKAYNNVAKYKDKSIRNPDDLRGCWPSQTIVANRDVSYGRFIDDNDLQRCAHVCVIGPDIADGLFDDRSEAVGKEIQINGWKFTVIGVQEEIEDLFNISENDFIFIPMTTFERYYPNTERVYLVVSAVSREMFGEALDQVVNALRRVRHVRPDEPNNFGVRTQDSFKSQVREITGNIQLGATAIACVGLMVGVIGVMNIMLVAVTQRTREIGIRKAVGAKRGNILFQFLVEAATLTGLGGIVGILLGAGIGLLVTSLLEWKYFLSPLWIVIALCMSAGTGILAGMYPAWRAAKVDPIVALRYE, encoded by the coding sequence ATGAGTAAATGGATGAAATCTCTGGCGGAGACCAGGGAAGGTATACGTCTGGCGTTGAACGCCGTTAGGGCCAACAAGTTTCGGTCGCTGATGACCATCGTTGGCGTGATGATCGGTGTCGGGGCGGTGATCCTCGTGAATACAATCATGGATGGTTTCTCCGAATACGCAGAGTCCTCGATCGACAAAATCGGCAGCAATGTGATGTACGTCACCAAATGGGAAGAGAGCACCGATTTTGACAATCTCACCGATGAAGAACGCCGGCGAAAAAATATCAGCATGAACGAAGCACTGGCGGTTCAGGAAATGTGCCCGCTGGTAAAGGCTGTGTCGCCCGAAAAAAAGGCGTACAACAATGTCGCCAAGTACAAAGACAAATCCATTCGCAATCCCGATGATCTGCGTGGCTGCTGGCCATCCCAGACAATAGTGGCAAACCGCGATGTTTCGTATGGACGCTTTATCGACGACAACGACTTGCAGCGATGTGCCCATGTTTGTGTCATTGGTCCCGATATTGCGGATGGGTTGTTCGATGATCGCTCCGAAGCGGTTGGTAAGGAAATCCAGATCAACGGTTGGAAGTTCACCGTTATTGGCGTTCAGGAAGAGATCGAAGACCTGTTCAATATCAGTGAAAATGATTTTATCTTTATCCCCATGACCACATTCGAGCGTTATTATCCGAACACGGAGCGCGTCTATTTAGTGGTCAGCGCCGTTTCGCGCGAGATGTTTGGCGAAGCTCTTGACCAGGTGGTCAATGCTCTGCGACGAGTGCGCCATGTCAGACCAGACGAGCCTAACAACTTCGGAGTTCGTACTCAAGATAGTTTCAAGAGCCAGGTTCGGGAAATCACCGGCAATATTCAGTTGGGTGCCACCGCAATTGCCTGCGTGGGATTAATGGTCGGCGTAATTGGCGTTATGAATATCATGCTCGTAGCCGTAACACAGCGCACACGTGAAATCGGTATTCGCAAAGCAGTGGGAGCAAAGCGCGGGAATATTCTCTTTCAATTTCTGGTCGAAGCCGCCACCCTTACCGGATTAGGTGGAATTGTGGGGATTCTTCTCGGGGCGGGTATCGGTCTGCTGGTGACATCGCTTCTGGAATGGAAATACTTCCTGTCACCTCTGTGGATTGTAATCGCTCTGTGTATGTCTGCCGGTACCGGTATATTGGCCGGGATGTATCCAGCCTGGCGAGCCGCTAAGGTCGATCCGATTGTTGCATTGCGCTACGAGTAG
- a CDS encoding ABC transporter permease has translation MIVLSLLKESLAALWANRLRSFLTILGMVMGVTSVIAIVSTVEGMQSKIEDVFASLGAKTFIVSRFGFNLTWNQYLERMKRKKLTRELIPLIEQGCPDCEHVAAEGYSSEHLKYGRARLRWVQIRGETPNIMYVKDFDVLEGRYLTWEDEDRRRQVAFVGFKIKERFFPDEDPVGKKIKIGGKEFTVVGVAEKMDGAMVEGMDEFAAIPLSTHQKMYQQPGNPVNLVISSVTLERRERAIDQVRTVLRTNRRLEYEEDDDFAIFTPDAILSFVNDITAAFRALLVALPLLSIVIGGIVIMNIMMISVTERTREIGIRKSIGASRRHILTQFLWESIILSLVGGVLGIVFGVYLGEKILTDLLEIYITPTTMAVILGFGISTAVGLFFGIYPAMKAARLDPIKALSYE, from the coding sequence ATGATTGTACTCTCGCTACTCAAAGAATCATTGGCGGCTCTATGGGCCAACCGCTTACGCTCCTTCCTTACGATTCTGGGCATGGTCATGGGAGTAACATCAGTGATCGCCATAGTCTCGACCGTCGAGGGGATGCAATCGAAGATCGAGGATGTCTTTGCTTCTTTGGGGGCAAAGACGTTTATCGTGTCTCGATTTGGATTCAATCTTACCTGGAATCAATATCTTGAGCGAATGAAACGCAAGAAACTCACTCGCGAGTTAATTCCCCTTATTGAGCAAGGCTGTCCCGACTGCGAGCATGTCGCCGCCGAAGGGTATTCTTCAGAACATCTGAAGTATGGTCGTGCCCGTCTGCGCTGGGTGCAGATTCGGGGTGAGACACCCAACATAATGTACGTTAAAGATTTTGATGTGTTGGAAGGACGCTACTTGACCTGGGAGGACGAAGATCGTCGCCGTCAGGTTGCGTTCGTCGGATTCAAAATAAAGGAACGTTTCTTCCCCGACGAGGACCCGGTAGGAAAGAAGATCAAGATTGGTGGCAAGGAGTTCACCGTTGTTGGTGTGGCCGAGAAAATGGATGGGGCGATGGTCGAGGGGATGGATGAGTTCGCCGCTATTCCGCTCTCGACGCATCAGAAAATGTATCAGCAACCGGGCAATCCAGTGAATCTCGTGATTAGTTCCGTTACTCTGGAGCGACGCGAACGGGCTATCGATCAGGTGCGCACGGTGCTCCGTACCAATCGACGGTTGGAGTATGAGGAAGATGATGATTTTGCCATTTTTACACCTGATGCTATCCTGAGCTTTGTCAACGACATCACCGCCGCCTTCCGAGCGCTGTTGGTGGCGCTGCCACTGCTCTCTATTGTCATTGGCGGTATTGTCATAATGAACATAATGATGATTTCGGTCACGGAACGAACGCGCGAGATTGGTATTCGCAAATCGATAGGGGCCAGTCGCCGTCACATTCTTACGCAATTTCTATGGGAGTCAATAATCCTGTCGCTGGTTGGCGGTGTACTGGGGATTGTCTTCGGAGTGTACCTGGGTGAGAAAATTCTTACCGACCTGCTGGAGATATATATTACTCCCACGACTATGGCGGTTATTCTCGGATTCGGAATCTCGACCGCGGTTGGTCTGTTCTTTGGTATCTATCCGGCCATGAAAGCGGCCCGACTCGATCCCATAAAGGCGCTAAGCTATGAGTAA